The following are encoded together in the Octopus sinensis linkage group LG15, ASM634580v1, whole genome shotgun sequence genome:
- the LOC115219916 gene encoding uncharacterized protein LOC115219916 has product MATEISVNVAAENVKEDDSSDSDVNSSEHVINHPYEPDIMKSRNCSDDISTGENDVPQLLHAPLNKECIPVDNSQISVRAKRGRKRQKEFTRSENKKRRNSGLSCIGTTQKFPAKMLKKSCDCKRLKCDTKISEQRRKTLFTVYWELGDINKQRQFIINCVSKHNKERKRTKSDNSRRNSSLKYCFCIDDVEVEVCKIFFLNTLSISETTVTTALKKGANGVVEDDNRGKTKRNDKQMKHRKKELRQHILSLLQVPSHYCRSSSNLLSLSSELTLSKMYDMYKEVCKEKETQPLSYTIYWQTFQSMNLSFHCPQKDRCETCEKFRNLNIEEQEKEAEKFEVHCEKAEENCEIKTTLKQEN; this is encoded by the coding sequence ATGGCTACAGAAATTAGTGTAAATGTTGCTGCCGAAAACGTGAAGGAAGATGACTCAAGTGACTCGGATGTTAATAGTTCGGAACATGTGATTAATCATCCTTATGAACCTGACATCATGAAATCACGAAATTGCTCTGATGATATAAGCACAGGTGAAAACGATGTACCTCAATTGCTTCATGCCCCATTGAATAAGGAATGTATACCTGTTGATAACTCACAGATTTCAGTCAGAGCTAAAAGAGGtcgtaaaagacaaaaagaatttACAAGAtcagaaaacaaaaagagaaggaATAGTGGATTAAGTTGTATAGGCACTACGCAAAAATTCCCAGctaaaatgttgaaaaaaagctgTGATTGTAAACGACTAAAATGTGACACAAAAATTTCTGAACAAAGAAGAAAGACCTTGTTCACTGTTTACTGGGAGTTAGGAGATATAAATAAGCAACGACAGTTTATTATCAACTGTGTTTCAAAacacaacaaagaaagaaaaagaactaaAAGTGATAATTCCAGAAGAAATTCAAGCTTGAAATATTGTTTTTGCATCGATGATGTTGAAGTGGAAgtctgcaaaatattttttcttaacacACTTTCAATTTCAGAAACCACAGTAACAACTGCTTTAAAAAAAGGTGCAAATGGAGTGGTAGAAGATGATAATCgtggaaaaacaaagagaaatgatAAGCAGATGAAACATCGCAAAAAAGAGCTTCGTCAGCATATTTTATCACTTCTACAAGTTCCAAGTCATTATTGTAGGTCTTCAAGCAACTTACTGAGTCTCTCTTCAGAATTAACCTTGTCAAAAATGTATGACATGTATAAGGAAGTATGTAAGGAAAAGGAAACACAGCCCTTGAGCTACACAATATACTGGCAAACTTTTCAGTCAATGAACTTGAGTTTTCATTGTCCCCAAAAGGACCGGTGCGAAACCTGTGAAAAGTTTCGAAATCTAAATattgaagaacaagaaaaagaagcagaaaaattTGAAGTGCATTGTGAAAAGGCAGAAGAAAATTGTGAAATTAAAACCACTTTGAAGCAAGAAAATTGA